The genomic DNA CCCTGCGTATTCTTAGAGCTCTTCTGGAGTCCATGGGGCAGACTTATGGTTGAACTGAAGGgaattttttcatattgctcTAGCTCCAGATGATTATGCCTAGTATcattatattataaaaaaaaaggtgttttgaaGTAGTGTGATATATATTCTGTGCCTCAGAATGTGGCACGTGTGGCATGAGAGAGTTTTGAGGCCACGAGGACTGCCCAGACAGCGTGAGAACTGTAAGGGCAGAGAGCTATAGGTGATGCAGCGCTGTTTGTGGCACCTGCAGGAAGCGGTAGCTGGAACAAAATATGGCCAGAAGAGTGATCAGATTGTGTTTGGTAAGGAACTATTTCATTAGTTGTAGAAGTTTGACAAAATGTATATTCAGGATGATGATCAGCGTGCCAGGTGCTGGGACCATGCCGAAAGAGAAATGGTGTGAAAACGTCGGTGCAATTTGCAATATATCCCCTTCCACAAAGCCCTCAGATCCATGCTGCAACTGCATCCAAAGCAACCCAGAGCCCTGTGCTTGTTGTACCCGGAGCTATCGGTGCCAGgagttgctgctgtgtttggaagaacgttgtgtcagcagtgtgccgtCAGTGGGGTTGTTTGATGACAATGAAACAGCTGAATGGTGTACCTCAAGACTAAGAAAAAAGATGGTAGTGGTGACTGTGTGTCTAGGTATAGATAGCTTGATAGAGATCTATAGGAGTCCAGTGTGGATTGTACATAGGCCCTGCGCTGCAAGGTACAATGTTGGGAAGCAATGTCCATCTGCCCGAGGGCaggaaggccctgcagagggacgGCCTGAGGCCAGTCgtaccaggctgcacagctgaggcCAGTCATAGGAGGCTGCACAGGAGCAAGCGCTGGGTCCTGCGCTGTGGTCATGACAACCGCatggcagcttctgcaggattGGGCTGAGGTAGAATTCCAACCGCCCGCTGATTCTAGAATGTTGGGTGCTGTGTTGGAATCTTCTGGTCCTGTGACATGGTCTTGCCTCCCCACCCTGTTGTCATGGCGGAGCAGCCTGGTGGCCCTTAGTGATGTCACAAGCGGCTGGAATGAGGGGAGGAGCAGTGCGTGCTGCGTCCCTTCATTGGAGCGCTTGAGCTCTGCGTGAGTAGCTCGCTTGTTGCCCTTGTGCAGCGACTGAGTGCCTTCGTTTTCACCCCTTGTGTCTTGTGCAGCATCTTGTAGGTAAGCTGAGACAGGGCGTGGGATAGAGGGGTGGGCAGTGAGCTGTTGAGAACTGCTGGCTGGTGGAGCTCCTAGCAGCTCATACTGCTTACTCTTGTCCATCAGACGTAACTTTCAGCCAGTACCTGCATTCCCAAGCGATCCACAAAGATGGCATTTGTCCCATGGCTTTTCCCTTGTCATCTTTGCTCCATTGTGCAAGCTCACAGAactgttccttctctctcctctaccCGCTCCCTTGGTGCAGCTTTCGCTCgtggaagaacagagcaaagtgaCAAGAAACAGCTGCGAGTTCAAGGAATTGTCTACCTTGTTCTGATCTCCTGCCAGGTACGTGCCACGCTTTGTCCCCCCACGTGGTTGACCAGCACTGTGTCGCACCATGTTTGGTAACACAGCCTCACTCAGCTTTGATGGGACACTGGTCCCGTGTGggttttttcccttcccctgcagctccgccctcagaaggatgctgtgtgtggtgctgtgaCCAGCTAGTCTGAAGGAAATCAAACCCTTAGGCAGAGTCCTAGGCCCAGTTTGTGCCGAGCTGCACAGCGTGACCCAAGGTCACAAGCACGCACGCTTGGGCTGTGTGAGTGTGCACGGCAGCTGtagggagcacagcagagatgcaatCAAGGAAATGTCCTTGATGtgcggggctgcagcaggtgccggtggtgaggctgctgggagccatGGCCGGGGAGCAGATGCACCTGCAGCAGTGATTCctctcactgccctgctgctgcgcTGTCAGAGCGCCCTGGGTGAatgcatctgctgctttgtgccagtCCCCATCTGCTAGCAGAGGGACAGCTGCTTGGTCAAATGCTGCCTAGTGGGCTGTCCCATTTGAATGGAGTGAACAGAGTGGTTGCTTCTAGAGCACCTGCCTGTGCCAGAGGATAGCCAAGGGTAGTTCTCCGGTAGTCTCTCAATACTGTGGtgtgtgaagagagaaaatatgagcatgtttctcttcagttccaGCTTGTCGTGCCTGCTGTGATGGGCGTCGCGTGCAGCGAGATCAGCTGTGGGCCTGACATGACACGGATGGAGGTAGAGTACGGAGCTCTGATTGGTCTTTGTTCCCTGATttgagccagcagagtgagctgcagatgtgctctcctgcttttcaaGAGAGAGCGAATCCTTGCGGCTCTATCAGTGTCACTGAAAAGCTGCCTTAAaggctttctttccttgctgcgGGCATGTTCTTAGCCTTGCCGTTCCTTCTTGTGTGCCCATGATAAGGACCGagtgcatttcctgcagctttctctgctgacGTGCTCCTCAGCCTGAAATCCTCCTCGtttgccctcagctcctcaccaTGGCCTGTGCTCTCTGTTTCAGGCTGAGAACAACGGGAAGCCCCTGCTGGTCCGTGAGGAGTCATCTCTTAATATCCCAGCTATTGCTGCTGCCCACGTTATTAAGAGATACGTTGCCCAGGCACCGGGTGAACTCTCCTTGGAGGTAAGCAGTTAAGGGTGTTCCTTGTTGTCCTGTACAGAAGAGTATAACGTGAAGCTATCAGGAATATTCTCAGACACCTTCAGAATGTTTGGTGAGGTGTAGCCCAGCAGATGCGGTTCCAGATTAGACTTGGACTGGGTTGGATGCAGGGAGGAGTTCAGCCATCTCTAAACTATGGCTCTATTTGGCATTGGAATCTTGTGATCAAAGAGCTACTGCCCAGTGTGGTAGCCTGGTCTCTGAGCAATGGCAGAGCAGTGTATGGAGTGTGCAGATCTGTTCAGGATCTGTTCCGCTGACTTATGCCAGCGGTTTAATTGGAGCTCTCCCTTTGGCAAAGAGCCTGCTGCTTTTGAGAACCATTTCATACTGAACAGCTGAATTCTGTGTGTTGTGTATTGCAGTGACTCTTCTACCTCCACGTTCAGTTGTACGACTGCAAATGCCTGAAGAGCTGCACTGGTGCAATGGCTCTCAAGCTTGACGATATTGGGCAGTGCAGAAGAATGCAGTCATTTGAGCTGTGCTTTCCTCCCAACCGTGCTGAAGCTGGGATTGACGTTGCAATCTCTTGCAGGTGGGAGACCTCGTGTGCGTCATCGATATGCCGCCTCAGGAGCTGAGCCCCCGCTGGAGAGGCAAGCACGGCTTTCAGGTAGGCACAAGCTTCAGACGTGAGAGCGCAACTTGGGTCGAGGCAGGAATCTCAGCTTagagctgccctgcctgcacagcatggCTCCACATGGAAAATGGTTTCCCAGTGTTGGTGTCAGGGGACTTTGCCTTTTGCTGTGGGCTTAGGCCAGAGCTGAAAGTTGGTCTTTGTAGGAAACTGCCTCCTCAATTAACTTAGAAAGAAGAGCCCTCACAGCATGCATCAGGTCACGGCCACTGAACCGCAcctttggaaatgcagcagctaggacatgtgtttcagtgtctctgagCTCTTGTGCTTGCACCCATGCAGAAGGTGAAGTCAGTGTCTTTCAGGAAGTCGCTGCCTGTCAGCTGAGATGAGGCAGGGTAACAGAGTCtctgtgtgcttgctgctgctgctggctgcagaaggctgggTAGCTCAGAGCTGGGGATGGCAGCTGTATCTCagtcagcaagcagaaagttCATAGGCTGTGCTAACTCAGATCTAGCTGCATCAATCTATCATAATATATATCTTCTGTATGAAGTCTTTCCCTTCAGGCACGCTTGATATTTAGGGGTGCATAGCATACTTGTCCTTTCCCCGCTCCATACACAGTTTTATGGATATTTGCCTGCCAATTTggaataattattaattttaagcatgccattttttttgttggattGTCTTACGGAGCATCTGGCAGGCACATTATgaggaaaatgtgatgtttgAACAGTTCAGGCCTGAGAAACGCTGCCTTCAGTATCACACCTGTCTTCTTCTTGTTACAGGTTGGATTTTTCCCTGGTGAGTGTGTGGAGCTCATTAACGGAAAAATCCCGGAGTCTCTCATCAATTCAGTGCCAAAGCCAGGTACGGATGATACGTTTGGTGGTGCAGGGAAGCAAAATGGAGTCTTTTTTGGGTGTGTTCCATGTTTAATACCTCCCTTATCCTTCCCACGTTATCCTCTGTGCTGATGATCCTTCATGCATAGCACAGGGCGTATGGCTGGTGTTTTGTAGGCAGGGAGAATGAGGGAAGGCAAAGGTAGTTCTCCTGCCAGTCAGTACGAGGCTGAGAACAGCCAGCGTCCCTGGTGGACAGATAGAGGTCTGGTTGTGCtagtgcttctgtgcttgatCAGAACGTGGCTTTTCAAGAGGGTCCTTAATGCGCAGGTTGAGCAAGCTAAGCAAGAGGAGTGCATTAAACTCCATCAGAACGTGCAGAGATTTGGCCCAGTCCTCCTGTGTTTATGACTGGAGCTGGGGAAATCCTAGAATccttgtagaatggcttggcatggaagggagctcaaggatcatcaagctccaagccccctgcctcAAGCTGGGCTGCCAACCAAGCTCCACATTTAATGTGggactggaccaggctgcccagggccccatccagtctggccttggaCTCCTCCAGGGTTGGGGAAAATCCATTTTGGTACGCACTTGCTCATCATGTTCTTCCCGTTTTGAGGTGCTCTGTAGAATGTGTTGTGCTCGGCCTCGTCCAACGGAGCCAAACCTGAGATGAactggtttcttccttttgttgtgcaGTGCCAAAGAAGCGCGGCAAGCTCCTCACCTTCCTTCGTTCCGTGGTGAAGGCCCGGCCAAAGCAACGGAAAGAGcgggaggtggagaaggagagggTGTTCGGCCGTGACCTGGGAGAGCATCTTCTCCACTCTGGTCGTGATGGTAAGGGACAGCCCATTCCTGAGAGCCTCCCTGTTTGGGAACCTAAAGCTGAAAGGGAGATGGTATCTAGCAAGGGGCAGGTTGATACCAATGGAGAAACGGGGAATGGGAGTTGACGACTGAAAGATCAACTGAGTAGGTGATGGCTGCGAGGGAAATGCTCCTAAGGGACAAGCACATTTGTATTTGCTTAAAGCAAAGCCTGTAAGCCAATCCCCTGGTagcctgaaaagaaaggaagccttTTGGCCAAAGAGAGtgtcctgcctcagtttcccagctccttccgGGCGTGAGATTTTCCACCTCCATTCCCGTGGGAGCTGTGATGGGACTTGCAATGTCTGCGGCTTCCCCGGAAttactttctccaggctgattcCTAGGTCCTGGCATTTCTGGAATGCAAAGAACTCATCTCTGTccagtttcctcagcagctcctgcagaggtgTCTCTGGCAGCTGTCCCCTTcaaggaagaacacagcagtaGCCTGGCTGGGCTTAGTGGATGGGATGTGGCGGGAGTGCAGCCTGAGCCAGGACTTGAATGAGGAGCTCCAGTAACCGCCGGCACGTGTTCTTTAGTCCCCCAGGTCCTCCAGAGCTGCGCCGAGTTCATCGAGCAGCATGGCGTGGTGCAGGGGATATACCGCCTGTCCGGCGTGGCGTCCAACGTCCAGAGACTGCGGTAAGAGTGCTGCGACTGacagacacagctgccagcaggggcACGTGCCCTGTTGCGGGCATTCAGAGGCCTGCGGGCCATGCCTTAGCACCAAGAGAAGGTCTCCTTTGGGAACATCCCATCCAGCACGGCTGACGTGGTGCTGGTGGCCGAGTGGTTGTGTTCTTCTGTACATCAGGAAGCCCTTCCAACTCTTGATTGCATTGGGTGTGGCTTTTgacttgctttcctctttctcaaccATTTTcgtgtccttctctgcagccaggaatTTGAGTCTGAGCAGGTTCCTGAGCTAACTGTCCGCGACGTTCACAGTGCgagctccctctgcaaaatgtACTTCAGGGAGCTCCCGACCCCCCTGCTGACCGACCAGCTGTACGACAAGTTCTCGGTAAGCACAAGGCAAcacctttcctttccctcttccctgggCCTCTTGGaagatggctgcagcagtgctccagCTCTGAGGCCCTTCTTCTGTTAGCCCCACGGGGTTTACTCGCATGTCTTTGCCACATCCTGCATCGTGCTGATGCCACTTCTGGTGGTCCCCGGAGATGGTTATTTCCATATTCACAATGCTTGCAAGaattcatgtgtttttttttttttatttcttcatttttttttttggtttggtttgtttttttttttttgctattcccCAGCTATTTCTGGAACGGGAAGGGGATTAATAGCCAAGTGGACTTAGAGATGAATGCCCCCTgcgaggagctgagctgcccaacCAGGCTGTAAACCGTCCCAGTGCTTGGACTCCTTGGCCGTGGTGGCACCAGCTGCGTGCCGCTATGTTCGCCAGTTGCTTCTGGGGAGGCCTAAAATCTTTCTCAGTGCTGACCAGCAGCGCGCTGTGCCCATCATTCTCGACCCTGCGGCAGGTATCTCGCCTGATTTGTGTCTCAGTCCCTTTCTGCCCTtttccaggatgctgttggtgcCACTACGGAGGAGGAGCGGCTGGTCAGAATGCGGGACGTCATCCAGCAGCTGCCCGCTCCTCACTACAGgtcagtgctgccctcagcctgctgagctcagccctgctgcacttcagaggGCATTTGAGCGATTCCAGGCTTTGTCTCACGTGAGCAACACGATGCCTGGGTATGTTGAAGCGGTTGAAGGACACACGGGTTAAATTTACAGGGTTAATTTATTGGGTCAGTTCCTGGGCACGGGGGCACGCTTGgtgcagctgatggctgtggctgtgctgtgctggtgctgggttcTGCAGCGTGGCACTTGGTCAAGTTGGATCTACTTCATCTTCAGCATCAGTAGCACTAATAACAACTAGTGTGAATTGAGGTTTGCTTTGTGAGTCGCAGCACGGCATGCTGGCTGGTGCTGAACATTTGCCTCTCTTGTTTCCCAGGACCCTGGCATATCTAATGAGACACTTGGCCTGTCTGTCTGCAAACAGCTCTGTCACCAACATGCATGCTAAGAACTTAGCCATTGTGTGGGCTCCAAACCTCTTAAGGTAAACTTCTTTTTCCGTTTCAACAGAACGCTTACATCTGTTCTCCAGTAGAATAAAGCAGTCCTCCCTTCTTCTGCACCACATGTGCTCTTCTCCTGTAAAATGTGCAGTGagtggctgacagcagagcaggagcctggACTGTTCTCCAACCCCACATGGGCACAATTTCTAGCTGAGCATTGCTGCTCTCTTGTGTAGATGGGACTGGTGTGTCCTTGATCAGCCAGGAGAACTTCTTCAGTGGCATCACTGATTGCCCACTGCGGAAGTCTCCAGAGAACAAATGTGACAGCTTTGGGCTGCAGTAATTCAGACCTGGGGAAGCGATCTTGGCTGAATGACTTCTAAAACCTGCCTTTTCTACAGATCACAGCAGAGCGAGTCTGCCTGTGCCAGCgggagagctgcctgcacgGAACTGCAGACGCAGTCATCTGTGGTGGAATTCATCATCGACCACACAGACGTCCTCTtctgctccacatctggacCTGACATCGCAGGTGGAGCAGGTGAGTGTCTTCCTCCATTAGCTTTATCTTGGTCCTGTCACCGTCACTATGATGTCTTGGAAGCAGGTGAAGCTTGGTGAAAGTGTGGCAGCGAAGCTTTCTGAGTTCACCATACCTGCTTtctagggtttttgtttgcctgtttcgATACAGGGAGCTGCTCTTAATTATGACTGCATCCTTTGCCATAGACACACCTCTGAGCACATGGTTATTTTGAGCTGCTCTTCTTGCAGCGGCTTGGTTAAGCAAGtctgaggaaaacacagcatctcCCCCGGAcctgtgatggctgtgctgccgcTTTCTGATCCTGGCTCTCACCTGTGGTTTTCCCTTCCAGGGCACAGTTCTCTCTCAGGGCCCCAGTCTGTGCAGGCGTCTTCtcctgccacagagctgctcagcctggaggaggcgcAGGCACGGAGGCgaggccacagcagctctcctgtggttGTGACTGAGAGCAGGGACATAGAGGTGGAAGAAGGCCCCGCAGCTGTACGGGGGAAATTCCACACAGTCATCGACTTTCCATCTGAAAGGTAAAGAGGACTTCCTTTTCCAGTACCTTATCATCATTGTTTGGGTGggtttttgtggtttcttttcgtgttgtttttctctctcctccccccccattATTTCTAGTGCTAAAGCTTGCTGAAACTCAGTTAAACTGATGGTGCCTGAAGTGTTGCAGTGAATCTCCACTCGCTTTGCACTGTGAGACTGAACTCACATTCAGTTGCCCGCCAAGCTGAGTTTAGCCACACAGGGCTGGCATTCCCTCCTTCCTGGGCAGGCAGTCACGAGCTGCATAAAGCCATGCTGACGTCTATCCCGGCCTGTGCTGGTTGTACCTGGAAACATTGGGGTTTTCCAGACTTCAGGGACACGTGCCTGAAAccaattcacagaaaaatattcacagaatatTCCGGTTCTCTTCTACGCAGAGCTGTTGTTCAGACCTGCTGGCACAAGAAACTAGACATGGCAGTGAGATGGGGCCGATGAGCTGTCAGTGTCAGTCAGAGATGCTTTTGGAGTTTCACGCACAACTCACACCattccctgttttctctctccagacCAAGTCCACCCAGCAAGATAAAGGAATCACCAGCTGGCTGTTGGTGTTCCtgcttcagcctgggaaaagcATCCTCTGTGGCCAAACGCCAACCGCAGCACCGTCCCAGGGAGCCCACAGAGACAGATGTTGTAGTGCTGGCAGGTAAGGGTGCAAATCCTGCTTCCAAAACTCTGCTTCTCAGCAACGTAGAATTCTTGCTGTCTGTGGGCTTGTATTTCCTTCTAGCGATCCAGCCCATACCTGACACCTTCAGTTCTCCCCTGATCAAGAACCACTTTCATAATTCAGCTTGTGAGAGTTTGACACCAACCCCTGTTCATTCTTTTATAGGTGATTCGAGCTCTTGTCAACCCAGATGTGCCAGAGCAAGTAGtgatgctgggctgtgtgcttccATGAATGGAGGGCTGTTAGGAAGCACAAGTGGCTGTGGATCAGCTGACCGCCTGCCGCATAACAACAGTGGCGGGCACAAGGAGCTCATCCAAGTTCAAGCCCTCATTTCTCCCGgctctgctgaagatgctgacctGAGCCTGCCAGAAACCACAGGCACCAGCCTGGACTGTGACCCGGTgcctctgcagtgcagcccagcccaagCAGAGCCCGAGTGCCCCGACAGCAGCACCTCCATGCAGGAGCAGGTCAGCACCAGCGAGGAGAAGCTGAGCCTCTTGGAGGAGGACTTAGATTCAGGCCTCCAGTCCCAagcactgggcagcagcactgagagctctgAGCCACTCTCTCCGTGACCTTTCCATCCAAGAGAGGACGATTCCCATCTTTACCTGGACCTCTCACGCCCTCCTGTCCtttcctttaataataaaagcacactCGTGCTCACTCAACACCTTGAATGCCTGTGGAGTCTTCATTCACGAGGACTGGGATGAATGCAACACACAGCAAGGCACCTCAGCTTGCAACgctgaggctgcagggtgcATGAAGCAGAGCTCCAGGTTTGTTCCCGTTTTGTCTGGCTTCGGGAtgtctgcagctcccatttGGTACGGTAGCAAATAATCTCTAGCATCCTGGATGCTGCTTGTGATAACCCCAAGCTTCCTGGCGGTGGCTTTGTGATGCCCTTCAGGGCTTTTTGATGCACTGTGATGCCTTGGCTGCTCCCTAACACCTCTCTCCTCCAGCCGCGTCCATTCCTGGCTCCCAACCTCCAAGCTGCCTGCACAGATCATCTGCAGCCCTGTTATCATCATGCTGCGGCAGGACGAGCTCACTCAGACCcggcctctcattggtcagcggcaACGCTGTCCCGCCCCCACCAGtctctcattggtcagcggtAGCGCTGCCCCCTCTCCCGGGGGTTCCTTGATCTGCGGTTGCTCCGCCGGCTGTGATTGGCTGAGCCGCCGTGCGGGGGAGCGGTCGTTGGGGGCTGGCTGTTGGAGGCGCGGAAGACCTCAGTGGCAGCTGTTGCTGTCCGGGCAGCAGCGAGGCGGAAGCCGCAGAGCGACGGGAGTGAGTGCTGAGGGCAT from Lagopus muta isolate bLagMut1 chromosome 5, bLagMut1 primary, whole genome shotgun sequence includes the following:
- the LOC125693697 gene encoding rho GTPase-activating protein 32-like — its product is MGVACSEISCGPDMTRMEAENNGKPLLVREESSLNIPAIAAAHVIKRYVAQAPGELSLEVGDLVCVIDMPPQELSPRWRGKHGFQVGFFPGECVELINGKIPESLINSVPKPVPKKRGKLLTFLRSVVKARPKQRKEREVEKERVFGRDLGEHLLHSGRDVPQVLQSCAEFIEQHGVVQGIYRLSGVASNVQRLRQEFESEQVPELTVRDVHSASSLCKMYFRELPTPLLTDQLYDKFSDAVGATTEEERLVRMRDVIQQLPAPHYRTLAYLMRHLACLSANSSVTNMHAKNLAIVWAPNLLRSQQSESACASGRAACTELQTQSSVVEFIIDHTDVLFCSTSGPDIAGGAGHSSLSGPQSVQASSPATELLSLEEAQARRRGHSSSPVVVTESRDIEVEEGPAAVRGKFHTVIDFPSERPSPPSKIKESPAGCWCSCFSLGKASSVAKRQPQHRPREPTETDVVVLAGDSSSCQPRCARASSDAGLCASMNGGLLGSTSGCGSADRLPHNNSGGHKELIQVQALISPGSAEDADLSLPETTGTSLDCDPVPLQCSPAQAEPECPDSSTSMQEQVSTSEEKLSLLEEDLDSGLQSQALGSSTESSEPLSP